The Enterobacter mori genomic interval CAGGGACGGCTGCGCTGATCCAGACGGGGTCCATCCCCTGAATCTGCGCCACCACTTTATCTTTTGAGATATTCATTCCGGTGCGCAGGTCAAACGCGGTGATCACCCCGTCGATGGGGGCTTTAATAGTAAATCGGGTCTGAATCGTTCGGCTTGCGCGCAGCCTTTGTATATCGTCGTCTGGCATGCCTGCCAGCCGCAGCCGCTCAAGCACCCCTTTAATCTGGCCAGGCGTTCCGCCGGTGCCGGATAACAGCAAAAACTCACTCTGCGCCTCGACCCAGTCCGGGATCGTGATATCAATCAGCGGCGTGCCTTTCTTCACATGGTCGCCCGTTGTCAGCGGGTACACTTTCTCAACGAAACCTTCAGCGCGTGCCTGCACAATGACAAACTGATAATCGTTATAGCTGACGTTGGCCGGAATGGTCTGGGAATAATTCAGCTTGCCTCGCGTGACTTTTTGCGTTTTTAATCCCAGATTCTGAATCTGTGTCGGATCAATACGAATACCAGCGCTGCTTTTCTCATCGTCTTCATCCGCATACTTCGGCACCAGGTCCATATCCATAAAAGGCGATTTACCGGGCTTATCAAATTTAACGTCTGGTTTCATAGGGTCATACCAGAAAAGTACCTTTCGCTCGGGTACTGTCTTTTCTGTTGTATCCACTGAATCCATCGCCTGCCAGGCCGTCACTGAAATCAGCCCGCCAGCTATGAGACTGGAAATAATCATTGCAGCATATTTTATTTTAAAAGACGCCATGCCATTTCTCGCTATTTAATGCTCTTCAATAAAGAGATATTGCCCTGCTGCACAAAAGAAAAATTAACCTGGCTACCCACTTTTAACGCCGTAATACTCTCGTCAGCCTGGGTAAAGGTGAAGCGCATGGTCATCGCGGGCCAGCCAACCGCCGGGATAGCATCATGAGAAATAGTGATTTTCTTACTGGTAAGATCAATGTCCTTCACAATGCCGGTTCCCTCAATCACCTGCTCTGAAGCGGCGTCGCTGGCAGCAGTCATCTCACCATGCTGGTGAACTTCAGCCTGAAGACCAGCAGAAAACATCACAGAAAGAGCACCCAATACAACGGCTTTAATGGAATTACGCATATTTATTGTCCTGTTAAAAGATAAATAATTTATTCAACCCAGCCGCCACCCAGTGAGGTGTAAAGATTAATTTCATTCACCTGTCGGGAATTGGTCAGGTCGAGAAGGTTTTGCTGCGTGGTGAAAAGAGAACGTTCTGCATCAAGCACTTCGATATAGCTCACCGCGCCGCTGGCATATAATCCTCTGGCGCGCTGAAGGGTAATTTGCAGTGAATCCAGATAACGCTGCTGCGCCTCAATTTGCTTGCTAATGCTGTCACGCAGGGCGAGCGCATCAGCAACATCTTTAAATGCCGACTGAATTTTTTGTTCGTAATTCACAACCGACTGCTGCTGGCGAATTTCAGCCAGCTTCAGGTTGGCCTTATTCTTTCCGGCATTGAAAATAGGAATGTCGATTTTAGGAATAAAATTCCACATCCCGCTCGTCGGTGTGAAAAGGCTGGATAACGCCGTGCTGCTTGTTGAAAGTCCACTTGTCAGCGAAATTGAAGGAAAAAAAGCGGCTCGGGCCGCGCCAATATTGGCATCAGCGGCTTTCAGCTGATACTCCGCCTCCATAATATCCGGGCGCTGAAGCAGAATGTCTGATGACAGATTGGGCGGCAGTATTACGGGTGTCAAAGCGCTATCGCTTGCACCGTTTTCTGACGGGAGCGCGCGATACGTGCCCAGCACAAGTTGCAGGGCATTATTTGCCTGCGCAAGCTTGCCCTCTCTTTTGGCAATCTCTGCGCGGGTACTTTCGATTTGTCCACGGGCCTGCTCCAGCGCGAGGACGTTCGTGCTGCCGGTCACCAGCTGCTGCTCTACAAGGGCATAAGACTGTTGATAATTTTTCAGCGTATCGCGCGCAATACGCAGCTGTTTGTAGGCCAGCTGCTGGCTGAAATAACTCTGCGACACGCTGGAGACAAGCAGAATATGTACCGCCCTGCGGGCTTCTTCGCTGGCAAAATAGTTCTGTCTGTCAGCCTCACTCATGTTTCTGAGCTTGCCGAAAAAATCGAGTTCGTAGCTAAGTTCAAGGCCCGCGTCATACTCTTGTGATGTCGGCTCGTCACTTTTCAGCCCGCCGCTGTAGGTAATACCTGACGACGCATTCAACTGCGGATAGCGGTCCGCATCCGTGACGTTGAACTGCGCACGGGCTTCTTCCACCTTCAGGGCCGCCATGCGCAAATCGCGATTGTTGCTCAGGGCTTCGGCAATCAGCCTTGTCACCTGTGGATCGGCAAAAAAGTTGCGCCACCCGCTGTCCTGATAATTCTGCGCAGCGGGCATCAGACCGTTGCGAGACAGTGAAAACTGCTGCGGGACCGGTGCCGCGGGTCGCTGGTATTCAGGTGCCAGGGAGACGCAGCCTGCAAGAAGGAAAATAGTGCTGATGCTAAGTCGTTTTAAGGTGAACATAACGCTTCTCGTCCAGGCAGACCTGGTAAATGATTCCAATGAAGTCCAGAGTGTTACCAGGGTTACTCTAACGAAATCATCCTGTTTGCCCGGTGACAGGATAATGACAATGTTGTCATTTTTAGCGTAAGCCGTTGATTACGGCCTTCGGCGCAATAGAATGTCGCTAGCAGCCAGTCAGGGGAGCAAGATGAAAATACTGATCGTTGAAG includes:
- a CDS encoding efflux RND transporter periplasmic adaptor subunit; the protein is MASFKIKYAAMIISSLIAGGLISVTAWQAMDSVDTTEKTVPERKVLFWYDPMKPDVKFDKPGKSPFMDMDLVPKYADEDDEKSSAGIRIDPTQIQNLGLKTQKVTRGKLNYSQTIPANVSYNDYQFVIVQARAEGFVEKVYPLTTGDHVKKGTPLIDITIPDWVEAQSEFLLLSGTGGTPGQIKGVLERLRLAGMPDDDIQRLRASRTIQTRFTIKAPIDGVITAFDLRTGMNISKDKVVAQIQGMDPVWISAAVPESSAYLLKDTSQFAVSVPAYPDTSFPVEKWNLLPSVDPTTRTLQVRLQVSNKDERLKPGMNAYLKLNTQSQDMLLIPSQAVIDTGKEQRVITVDAEGRFVPKPIHVLHESQQQSGISSGLNEGDSVVVSGLFLIDSEANITGALERMRHPVKPDDAHAGH
- a CDS encoding efflux transporter outer membrane subunit; its protein translation is MFTLKRLSISTIFLLAGCVSLAPEYQRPAAPVPQQFSLSRNGLMPAAQNYQDSGWRNFFADPQVTRLIAEALSNNRDLRMAALKVEEARAQFNVTDADRYPQLNASSGITYSGGLKSDEPTSQEYDAGLELSYELDFFGKLRNMSEADRQNYFASEEARRAVHILLVSSVSQSYFSQQLAYKQLRIARDTLKNYQQSYALVEQQLVTGSTNVLALEQARGQIESTRAEIAKREGKLAQANNALQLVLGTYRALPSENGASDSALTPVILPPNLSSDILLQRPDIMEAEYQLKAADANIGAARAAFFPSISLTSGLSTSSTALSSLFTPTSGMWNFIPKIDIPIFNAGKNKANLKLAEIRQQQSVVNYEQKIQSAFKDVADALALRDSISKQIEAQQRYLDSLQITLQRARGLYASGAVSYIEVLDAERSLFTTQQNLLDLTNSRQVNEINLYTSLGGGWVE
- the cusF gene encoding cation efflux system protein CusF, with translation MRNSIKAVVLGALSVMFSAGLQAEVHQHGEMTAASDAASEQVIEGTGIVKDIDLTSKKITISHDAIPAVGWPAMTMRFTFTQADESITALKVGSQVNFSFVQQGNISLLKSIK